The Archocentrus centrarchus isolate MPI-CPG fArcCen1 chromosome 1, fArcCen1, whole genome shotgun sequence genome includes the window GAGGTTTGACTTGACACTCTGAATCTGAAGGATTTAAATCCTTCTGCCTGAATCTGCCAGATTTAAACTATTTGCTCATCACACATTCCTCGAGGGCCAATGCCTGCTTGACATTCCGGATCCCTGGGGCCTATAGAAGCAAGTTCAAAATATCCAGGATGCCGTTCCCTTATCTGGCTCCACTTATCCAAACATTAATCGCTCTAAGCAGTCCCACAGTTATCAAGTACTCAGAGTTTGCCAATCTAGCTACAAGCAGGGGTTAAAGTAGGATTTGGCTGGTAGGGGAGCCCTAATATCAGGTGTATTAGTGCAGCGTGggaaaaaataatagaaaaaaattcacGCTGCGATTTCTTTTGTGAGCTGCAGTGAATTTTTCTTTGAGTACAGGCTGTGATCTGATGTTCACTGCATGCACATTGTGGATTCAGCCAACTGAAATAAACAGAATATGAGCAGTTACATGAGTTATGTGGCTTATTTCCAACCCCCGGACAATATAAAGCTAGTGTAAAAGGTAGAATTCAGTGAGTTaatctaatcagcatcatcaaCTTGAATATGAATTTGAAATAAATGTCAAGATGGCAGGAAATCATGGCAGTGTGCGGGTGTACCGGCTTGGTTACGGAAGACTCCACACACACCATCAGTACCAATCAAATCTTCCAAtcaattttatctgaatttagaagcaggaaattagaggtcaacttcaattcaattcagttttatttatatagcaccaaatcacaacaaacactctagtaaaagtaaaaaagtagcCCTGTGGAGGACATTTCTTCCAGCTatgtttgtgcaaagctaactgaacctgctatattaatgtaataataaaacaatgttactacatgagaatacaaacattatttcaATCtcaattttaatcctaatgattGAGCTCAGCTTGAACACTAGAACATGAGCTGGGAAAAAGAGAGCACTTTTGGAAAGCTCTAGTTTCTGTTATGGATGTGGTAGACTCTACAACAGAGTCACCCCCTAAATGTCAAGAGTGACTCTGCTGTACAGGAAAATGAGGACAGTCAGGGATTACactgggattcagcaggtggggggaCCCTGAGATCGGTTGTAGGGGCTCAGTGGCTCatttttcaggcccctcttctgtggaaccagctcccagcttggattcaggagacagacaccctctctatttttaagattaggcttaaaactttcctttatgataaagtttAAAGTTatagctggatcaggtgaccctgaaccaccccttagtcaCGCTGCAATGGGCCAAGGAGGCTGGGGTGGTTCCTATAATGCACCGAGCACTCCACtcccctcttttcactcttcattcacctctttttactctgcatttattcattaattattattaatctctggctctcttccacagcatgtcctgtctctctcccctcagtccaaCCGgtcacagatgactgcccctccctgagcctggttctgttggaggtttcttcctgttaaaagggagtttttccttcccactgtcaccaagtgctgctcatacgGGGTCGTTtcaactgttgggttttctctgtaattattgttgggtctggGACTCTTCCCATAAAGGGGAGAGAAAGGGCGAAATGTTGATTGGAGAGACAGGAAGTAAGAGGACTGCGGAGTACGGGAGCAGCTGGTTGATACTGATTTGAATTGGAGCCCTCAGCTGGAGAAAAACACACCTTTAAATCTGTTACCTGGCCTGGCTGGTTCAGTTTTTAAACTAATCTAGTTTTATTGGAAGAGCCTGGGGGCTCAGGGAGTCTCAAGAGGAAAAGTCCACTGTGCAGTTAGGAGGGGGCCAGCGTGATAAAAGCAGAGCAAACTTTTTCAGCGGCAGAAACGAGCTTCGGTGGGATGCTGAGTTTGTGTGGAGAAAGTGTCAGCTGTACGGTAGTATGAAAGCTCTTTAACTCTGGCTGTTTTTCTATTTCGAAGCATGCAGAGAAATACTGCATATTATTCCAGGGAAGCAGCAGTCAAAGCCCCACTGGTTCTGTATAGCAGTTTATTCACAGACACACTTTATACTCCTCAGTTCAAGACGTAACAAAACAGCAAGTTTCAGGCATCGAGACATCTTAACAAAGGAACAAACAGACAGATCgtatttggcaaaaaaaaaagaatccagtCATGCACTTGGAGAGAAACCAGAAAAATattcagcagcacaaacaaaaagtGAAGCACTTACAGCCGGCGAGAAAAAGCACAGAGTCTGAATGAGAAAACTGAAGCACTCGCCTCCTCAGAGGGGTTTCAAGGCTCAAAGGATTACTCCGCCGCTGGAAATAGTCCACGTGGACGCTCCAGAAAGTGTCCCTcgagcttttattgtgaaggacCAGCACTCAGACCGGTGAAACTCGTTTCTGCTGCTGGAAATGACTGAACCGAAAACTGCAGCATACAGACCGTTTAAGGAGGAATTCTcctttaaataacacaaaaaatgaGACATAAGAAATTTAAGAACATTTACGGTGATGTTCATCATCTCATCTGCCCTCTCTTCTCTCAGACCTTCACGCAGGTAACACATAAGATAAAATAGTTCAGGTGTTTCCCACGCTGCTCTTCAGTCTGAGCGGTTTCAGTGTTAAAGGAACAGTCAGAAGAGTTTTCCAGAGACCGAAGAGAAGATGGAGACGTCTTTCAAGTCTGTGCATCGAGTACAGAAGGTGTTTAGCCTAGACTAGGAGCAGGGCGAACCTGCTGGCCTAGCTCCATCACAGCTGAGCAAATGAGCTGCAAACAGGCCCACGCCTGTCTGTGCCTCCTGAACACAAACTGGTGGGAATTTCAGGAGACGTGGATCAGCAGTTAAAACATGACTATTGTGATTGCAGCTGCAAACTACTGAGTGTCTGAGTCCTGGAGAAAGTGGAAGCTCAGCTCTGAATCTGGACCGGGCACACAGACTTGAAACGAGCATCAACCTTCTTCGGATCACAAACCGTCTGGTTGTTCCTCTAACTTTGCTTTAAAGCTGCAACTTTTCAAGAAGAAATTCATGTTCAGGTTGATGAAAGGAAGACACCCACACAGGAAGGGAGTGCCCCTCTCTTTCAGTCCGATTGTTTGCTGtcattttgctttcatttggTGTTGAACTTCTGAAAGCAGCTGAGAAGCTAAATTCACTCTGTTGAATGCAGCTTTAAAGGTGAAACCCGCCCTCACGCAGAGCAGCATGGCaaagaacacaaacagcagacCGCCGCCGACCGGACGCCCGCCTTCAGGAGGCGCCGTGTGTTACTGTGACACTGATGTTCAAAGGCAGTCCCGGTCTTGTGCGACTGAGGTCCTCCGATCGGCGCTCGCTGGGTGGAGTCAGTTGAAGGACTCCTTGTTGATCCACATCAGGGTCCGCGTCTCGTTGGGCTTGCACTCGTAGTCGATGCTGCTGAACTTGTTGCCGAACTGGCAGTGCTCCCTCTTGTAGTAGTTGTAGTATTTGACCTGCCACACCGTCTCAAACGAGCCCGCCTTGTTAAACTGCACAGAGAGCAGAACAGAGAGCTTCGTGTTTTTAACGAGGCTAATTTATCTTTTACGCAGACTGGACCAATGAGTCAGACAGTGTGCACGCTGATGTCATCTGCTGACAGAAAACCTCGTTAACGCACCAGCTGACAGATCTTAAAGTGTTTGGACCATTAAATCTGTTACTGGTTGACAGCAACATCCGTTTAAGGCTGCACTGTGCTGAGCATACACCTGTGTAGTGGTCACATGGACACTTGGGTGACACCACCACCTTAAAAGTACTCAATGGGCTACTAAAAATGTAGATGCGCAAAGGTTCACTCAGTATTTAACGAACCTGAATACACACTCTCCCCTTTATTCTCTCTTCTAATGATCGTACGCAGAGATCAGAAACAGATGATGTGGTTAAGATGTTCTAACGTGTTAAATATCAAGTTTCTGTCCTTAGCTTTAAGGCTGCACATCCGTCCTTAAAGCTAAGGACAGAAACAGTGGAGGTCCTCTTTaagctttctttctctttcctgaCTGAGTGCCCAAACTCAGCATCAGTCACACAAAAGGCAGCGCAATGGGTTAACGGCCACTAGAGGGCACCAAAAGCCCACAAATAGCGTTACATTACCAGGGGGCACCTGGTGGTACAAAGTGGTATTACACGAAAGTACATGAGGGTACTGGTGTCAGTTTGGTTTCCACACACAGGTGCAGTTATTTCTTCACATTCTGCTGCTTGCTCGAagattttaaagcatttttaaagtCAGGAACTTCCAAAGAGTACCTGTGATCTTATTAACCATTCACGAGTCCAGAGGCTCCTCCACTTCCTAAAATCAAACTCTGAGTTACTGCCGAGGGTTAAAAGTGGTCCACGTGCTTTGAGTGAGGCTGTTCTCTCAGCTAGTTTCCATTTAAAGATGATGTACCATACTCTGGTTCTTCTGATCTCACCTCTATGCTGACTTGGACAGGCTGCCGGTCTCCACTCTTGGTGTGGGGGACGCCCTCGGTGTCGTACTGACCGTAGTAAACCACCGAATCCTCATCCCTGGACTGTTGCTCCAGCGGGAAAACGATGCCCCCGATGTTCATGTTGCTGTGAGGAAGACGAGGCCAAAGAGCGAGACTTTAATGATGACAGTGCACGTGCATGCAGACAGATGATGTCGCCATCATCAAGCtcattaaagctgcattttcagACTGTTATTAAATCTATACCATTATTAACACAGGGGCTGTCCATGACTGTGGATAAGAACATTGAACATTTTTATCAGTTGTGATATTTTGTCTCCACCATTGTTAAACAATCTGATGAGCAGCGGTGAGCTGAGTGTGATCAGTGGGACTGAATGAGAGCATCATGCTCTGAGCCATTCAAAATCCTCTGCAGGCAAACTCGTTTTCAACAGCTGCCCTCTACAGGGACCCAGgccacactttgggaatcactgtcttacacacacacacacacacacacacacacacatatatatatgaccCCTATCTGCACAAATAGCTGACAATACTTCTGTATATTGACTTGTAATCAATTATTTTtacatggtttttttttttgttgttgttttttaattaacccCTTTATTCCCGCACTGAACGCGTCATTTCCTTTAAACATCACCGGTGACGGTGAGCCGGACTCCGCCCTGCCGAGCCGACCTGAGCCACGTGATCTCCGTATGATTTATTCAGCAGGTGTGTATGCTGCGGcctgcagcaggagcagcagcctgCCCCTCTCTGCGCTTCATTGTCACCTCCTCTCAAACATTTTATCATTTCACGCACATGCGCGCTGGCCTGCTGCAGACAGGTCACTGATGTCCTTACGTGGCTTCGACGTTTCCAGGCTTCATCACCACCTCGATCTTGTACTTGGAGCCCGTGAGCAGCTTAATGGTCCGGCTCTGGCCGAACCGGGTCCCGTCCACCTTGAAGAAGACCGGGCCCTCGTTGGGCTGGATCCGCAGGGCGATGGAGATGTTGATGATCGAGGGGACGTCGTCCATGACTCCGCTGTCGGTCCCGAGCTCACGGAGGGGGAAGCGAATGGATGATGAGGATGCTGAGAAAGGACCAGAATCAAGCTGCAGGCTCGCACGGCTTCCGGTGACAgttgctttcaaaataaaagactggagcaaaaaaaaaaaaaaaacacaaatgtagtCCGCGGGGCAGAAAAccagaggaggaaaaataaatacacgtTAAATACATACATTCAGGTTCATGGTCAAGGTGGAAGCTGCAGGTGCGTGATCGTAAGAAAATAACTACCTGTATCAGGTGTGTTGTATCTTTTTTGTGCTTCATTTCAGCAAAGGTCATATCTGTGCACCCTCCATCAGACCTCCACCTTTAGCATGAGGTCAAATTAGAGAAACGAGAGCAGCCCAAAGCTTCCTCgggataaaaatgttttagcaCCTGTGCAGGTAAAACACTCCCCCTGTTGGCGAAAGTGTTAGCAAGGTTTTGTAGGTGGTCACTACAATGTCCCTGTGCGTCAGCCTCTGTCACCTGCAGCATGTTAGCTGTACTTTAGATTTTCTTAACTCTATTGGTTTTAATATCAGATTTATATATTCACCTGCCTGCAGCCATATTTCTTTCTCTGTGAATCTGTGACATCTTCAGTGTTTGCACCATTTTACACTGAATATTTTTGCTGTGCTTCACAGTAGAAACTGTGATGCATTCAGCATGTAAAATAACGAGTCCACAGAAACACGATGAACCTCACAAAGACGGTTTATTGGttcatatttacatttaaaaaagaaattattttttttaaagtttttcattttgtttctccataatttttcttacaaaaatttaaaaatatgtacaaaTGTCTGCGTTTCTTGTGAAACACAAACTGCAGAGGGTATATATTAGCGTTAAAAATCAGAAGTGCTCCAGGTGCTTCGATAAATCTGAATGCCGTCATCGATGCAGCTCAGCCTGCAGGATTTCCCCCCAGGTCTCAGCATCCAGTGGCATCAGCTTCCTGTCCCTCAGTTCATCTGCCGACCTCACGTGGCTGAACCGTCCAATCAGCCAGTCTCTCTTCACACAGCTGCGTATGTAGTTCCTCACCAGGGTGACCtgcagacaggaaacaggatGCTGTCAGAGGTGAGCTTCTGTTTCATGGTGCTGGTTTTGGAGGAAACATTTAAAGCCTTCAATAAAGCCAGCACAGTTTTTACTGGCTAAACTGAAACCAGGGAGTTTTTAATAGcacaagtaaaataaaacagtgtgtaAAACTCAGTGCACGGTGAGACTTCAACTGTGGTTTTCCATTTGACCCTCCAGATATTCCCACTTTTTAAAGTGGGAATGTCTTCAGTCTGTGTGCAGATATGTATCTAGCATCATTTTTTGAGGAACTTAAAACCTGAATatgaaaaaacagaacaaaaaaaaaaaaaaaaaaaaaaaaaagcactttcatCCATCTTCAGTTTGATATTCCCCAGGTGTGACACCAAGGATCAAATCCAAATGAACTTTATTAAAAAGCACAAGTTTCTGTGAATATTATTTCCCAAAATTTGtgatgttcttttattttttggaatATTCAGGctttaatctgtgaaaaacactaAGCTAATGTGAGAACCTGGACAGCAAATCTCAGTCCTGACCTGCAAACTGGtttctacagacctccaaacctgCTGTCAGAGATCACACCTCCTCCAAGCTCCACATTCACCGAGCCAGATCAGATATTTACCCTCAAACACCTAAAGGACTGAGTGCCACCAGTTTCTACATAATGGAccctcaaaaaacatgctggagAAACACCTAGGACTCCCCGACCTTCATCCTTTAAAAGATTTTTGGCGCAAACTAATGACAGCAGGgaactgaaattttgtataaTTCCTGTTTCTAAGTGGATCGTTCCCCTGGAAATTAGTCAGacaaatctgagatttttttttttttttttttttttttttaaatgtgatgtgTTGACATGAAGCACCGCAGCCAGTTTCTCAGAGGATGAGCTGACCTTCCAGGTGAGGCCGTGTCTCCGGTCACTGTCCACCTCCCTCTGGCAGATGGCTCGGACAAGCAAGCACTGCTTCTTCCACAGCTGCTCGCTCTGCTCGATGATCTGATGCCACAGCCTGCAGGTCTGAGCCGCGCTGCACAGGCTCGCCGCGTCCAGCTCGCCGAAAATCCTCACACTCATTTCTGTCGGCAGCATCTCTGCAAAGTTTCGAGGTGGGGTCAGGACGGGGCTTCCTTCACAGAGAAAAAACACTGGTGGAGTCCTCCCAAGCTCATGCTGCATAATAGAGACAGACTGAGTGGAAGAGCCTGAGGAAAGAGCAAACAATGATGGAGAAATGATTCTGGCCAAAAACGTCGTAAGAGCTTCACACTTTACTGGTTCACCTAAAAAGGCTTCAGCCAAAAATCGCTTAACTCGGAGCTGATGTGAAGATAAATCACAGTTAACGTGTGAGACTCTTAAAGACATTTCAAAAGAGGAAGAATGGTTTTCTTAGAAATCTTTTCCAGTAAAATAATTACATCACAGACACAACATGACTAATGAAAcattaaaggacaaaaaaagagacaaataaaagctttaaaataagaCAGGACGGgattgtgtgaatgtgagtgtgaaagcttgtctgtctctctgtgttggccctgcgacaggctggcgacctgtacaggtgcaccctgcctctcgcactatgacagctgggataggctccagtccccacgcgaccctgaacaggataagcggaagaaaatggatggctgggaTTGTGAGACGTGAATGAACTAGAAGGATGTGAATGATCACGGGAGGCCCCTTTACGAAAGGAGCCTCAACGCGAACCGAAAGTGAAACAAAGCACCGATTCCATCAGGAGGCTTCCACCCGAACACTAACTGCTTCCTCTTTTCTTGAGCACAGGTTAAAAATTCTCTTTTGGCCCCATGCGTGAATTTTTACAACAAAATCACGTTTCTCTGCCGTGACCCGGAGACCCTCCCCTGCTAACGGCTAAAGGCTCCTGAAAAACCTCTGCAGCCGCCTCGTTTTCAGCCCAAACATCGCTCCTGTAACGGGAACGACCGACGTGCACGTGTCCCCGTCTGTCTGATAGAAAGCCGGCAGTGTGCGGGCTAAAACTCGGTCTCTTACCTCCGGGGGGATCCCTGACAGCTGACACACGTTTAAATGTCCTAACGGATGTTTACAAACGCAGGATACGTCAGCGTAAATTGATCGTTGGCGCATGCGTACAAGGCTCACAGTCCGTTattcaaatacatttaaaaacaataaaaaacttttttccttAATTTTCAAATAGTAAAATTAACCATAAAGTATTTTTAACTatgcattttcaaaatgttgaatGATAGCGTCAATATCTtttgattttttattgttgttgcttTAATTTAAGATTAAATGCTTTGATAATGTAAAAGCATGCATCGTTTTTAAAGATATGCCGAATGtacgatatatatatatatatatatatctgtatatacaTATGCATGAAAACCTTtgtctaattttagaaattaaAAGACTTTTAAATAAACCGGAAGGATGAATCGGGAGATTCAGGGCGGAGTCACAGACGTAGTGCGCAGGCTCCGTTGCATCCCGGAAGGTTTGAACCGTGTAGCCGAGTTAAAGGTGCGAGGTGTCAGCGCTGCGGCTCGGTTTCAGTCCAGGTTCACCTGCACAGGTGGGCACAGCTGGGACGTTTACCGCCTCTCCCCTTTAAAGCGCAAACATGAGTGCGAGAAGATGCTTTTTAACCGGAAGCCGTTTGAATCCTCTCCCAGAACTTCCTGACCATGAAGgtgctgctctgtgttttcATCCAGGTGCTTCCAGCCGAGGTGTTGCTGCGTCCGCTCCGCTGAGCTGATGTCCGGCTTCGACCTGGTTCCGGTGGACGGCGGGGGTCCGGTCCACCTGCCGCCCGGAGAGACGCTGCTAGGCCGGGGCCCGTTCCTGGGAGTGAGTCCTGCTCCTTCTTGAGCCCAgagataatgatgatgatgatgtcagtgCAGGTTATTTACTGGCTGGAAAACGTTTATTTCCGCGCATGGAAAAAACGCAGAAACCATAACAAGTCACGTGGTTCGGTGACTTCAGGCAGGTTTGGCACCAAACACGTTTTAAATGATCAGAAAGGAGCTAATCAATGACAAAGTGATTAAAAACGTGACAAACACCACCacgtggatttttttcttttttttctttggattgATCTGCCTTTGTAGAAAGAGGCGGAGCTTCATGAGCTTGCACATTGAACTTTGAACCTCTTGCTGTTGGGTGACTCCCTCCTGCTTGTGACCTAAGCTACTTAAAATGAGCTGAGATCAAGAAGGACACAGGTggctgttcatgtgtgtcctgttACCTTCAGGTGTGTGTGGCCACAGCTGGAATGTAGCactgtgcaaaattcttgagccacccctcatttctttgtttgccTCAGTTTTAAAAGTGGTCTTCTCTGgagacattggctgctttttcactcattttcagtctggtCCTCGTACCCGACCATTTCTGTTTGTTAAGTCTGTGAactctgacctgtgaatcattcaagcagaGATACATAAGGCAAGTTAGCAAagtgttcccatttctttacctgaatcaatgaaaaatgccaaagagaaCACAAACTGACAGCATAAAATAGGATTGTTGCACCAGCGAGGTCATTCCCAAAaactctgcagcagatgaacaggacctgaaagtcacgtccttaagaaataggaacaaatccagcaaagagctgacacaggacctgagagatggatgtggaccttcagctgatctactgttcactgaagcctcatcacaAATGGTGTTAGTGGAAGGGAAGctgttcttaaggaagggaaacagggaagaaaggctgaggtctgccacattactcaagaactgcactgaaaatcagcagcagcaggtctgatggagggatgaatctGTCAGTAtctatggaggaggtcaggagagaggtggaACAAtgtctgtctgcagctgtcTATGAAACactgtggaggctctgtcacggTTTGGGCTGCtcttcagccagtggtgttggaaacTGATGGAGTTATGAAttcagaaaagtaccatcagattttgatccaccatgaaataccatctggaaagcatctgattgctttaatttttcagcatgacaatcatcctaaacacactgtcagtgcagtaaaagcaaccctggatagaaaagcacacagtggaacaccatcagtcatggattggcctccccagagcccggatctcaacattactgaagcagtgtgggatcatcccgACAGAACAAagggcagaaacatccaaagaagagctttgaatgtccttcaaaaagcctggagaacgattcctgaagactgcttaaagaaatgacaggaagctgccacacagagttcagactgtgtgaaaaataaaggcggtcacaccaaatattcacttccaagcttgttagaattgtccAGACTCTGCTTTGGTCTCATACACTGCA containing:
- the cnrip1a gene encoding CB1 cannabinoid receptor-interacting protein 1a isoform X2, with the protein product MDDVPSIINISIALRIQPNEGPVFFKVDGTRFGQSRTIKLLTGSKYKIEVVMKPGNVEATNMNIGGIVFPLEQQSRDEDSVVYYGQYDTEGVPHTKSEFSFSAAFRSSTPNESKMTANNRTEREGHSLPVWVSSFHQPEHEFLLEKLQL
- the cnrip1a gene encoding CB1 cannabinoid receptor-interacting protein 1a isoform X1, coding for MDDVPSIINISIALRIQPNEGPVFFKVDGTRFGQSRTIKLLTGSKYKIEVVMKPGNVEATNMNIGGIVFPLEQQSRDEDSVVYYGQYDTEGVPHTKSGDRQPVQVSIEFNKAGSFETVWQVKYYNYYKREHCQFGNKFSSIDYECKPNETRTLMWINKESFN
- the fbxo48 gene encoding F-box only protein 48, whose translation is MQHELGRTPPVFFLCEGSPVLTPPRNFAEMLPTEMSVRIFGELDAASLCSAAQTCRLWHQIIEQSEQLWKKQCLLVRAICQREVDSDRRHGLTWKVTLVRNYIRSCVKRDWLIGRFSHVRSADELRDRKLMPLDAETWGEILQAELHR